gctgcaagactattcagtgcaattcaatctagCCAAACAATTATTTCCCTACTAAGGAAGttgccaggcttcaaagtggcttttTGATTGAGAgtactactccagctactccagaaaacggccaggctttgaggctgcaaggctattcactgctattccatctggccaacaaatgattcccataagccacagcaacgcgtggccaggcaaagctagtattatataaagtTACTCTCAACATTTCTCATTATTGCCTCTGtgaatgggaattgcaacccaacaacgTCTACCTTGTTGCTGTGCGGAAAACTCAGAAGCAAGATTTTATTTGGGAAGAACTTTTAGAAATCAAGAAATGGAACTTCAGTGCTGTACTCTGTCCTTCCCAGTAGTTCTATTAGCTGCTTGTAGGCATTTGAGAAGGAATGTTATACTGAGTCAGTCTGGTTCAGTACTAGGTGTTCTGGTTTTTACAATTGCCAGAACATAATTTGATGACTAATAGAATTGCATGAAGCAGCAAAATTACAATACTTGAGTATACAAAGCTGTAGTTGTCAATCACATCTGAACAACTTGGATCCCTTTGAGACAGATTATGTCTGTCCTTTGAATTCAAAAAGAGAATATACAACATCTGCAAGAAATTTATTAGAATTTGAATAATTCCTGAAAGTTTAGGATGGGGGAGAACAAGAATCTCTTAAACAAGAGGAAAATATGTACCAATAAGGTTTGAAATGGCTTGATGTTCTTACATCAGGGTTGTTTTGAGGAGATCACCCAAAGAACTAATTTTGACCTGACATAGATGGGTTTTGTGTAATGAGTGAAAAATTATTGAAGAATATGAATGGGTAAGGTAACAACCGTGCTCCTTTCTTTCTCCGACAGGATTATGAATTAACTGGCTTTTTCTTGGTGCTGTCCCAAGAGCCTTGTGGCGCACACTGATGGCAGCAATGGCATGAACTATATATGAACAGATGTCTAAAATGGGATTGAAATCTTGAATGAGTGGACATTTTGCTGTTCTGTTCACTATGATTTCCTGGCATTCGCTACCTGGAAGCTGATTCATTCTCATAGATATGGAAACACTACTTGATTCCTGAGATGAAGAACTTCAGGTGTATCGAGATGGGAGAGTCATTCCAAGAAGACTATCTTAATGGACTTGGAATAGTATACAACCTGTTGTGTGCAGGTCTAAATGAAGACCCAACTTATTCAGATGAACTTATTTGGAAAGTCCTCCTCATCCAGTTGTTCTGAGAAGTTTTTACCAAGAATTCAAAAACAAAAGTGTAGCCAATTGCGACTTCTGATTCGAGCAATGACATTTCGTTCCTTGTGGCTTTACTCTTCATAACTGTGTGATGACTCTTCTGTCTGGCTATATCttcaatatatatttattgtacATCCACAAAGCCCCACCTGCAGCCAAGCAAGGCTTAAGGTGCAGGAGGGCAGTTTGAAAGACCCCATGAATGATCCAGACTTGCTGAGGCCAGTTGGTCTGCGCGCCTCTTCTGTGTGAGGGAAAGGAGCAACAAGTTTGATGAGGCAGCTCCATTCCCCTCTTTCAGTTTCCCTCATGCTGGCAtgacccaccctcccaccctatgGACAGTGTGAGTATAAACTGGTCGCGCAagggccgggtaggaattttttcccccAAGTTTGCCTTGGGGTTTTTTCGCCTACCCCACACTGTTTCAGATGGATGTGGCAACTGGCTTTGGGTGGTGTCATTTAAATAGGCCTCCTTGAGTCATTAAGATTCCAAATCATGTTAAAGATTAAATAGTTACGGTACGCACCTTGGCACCCCCTCCCCACCTTAGGGGGTGATAGGTGGACTCCCACAAGTCCCCATAAGTTTTCATAAAATGGAAGCTACCCTTGGGACTGGATTGAGGGTTGTCACTCTTAAAAAAAACTCTGCTGTTTGGAAGGGAGCGCCCTCAGGTTTGCTTTCCAACAATGATCAGCTGAGACATGCAGTCAAAGAATCCTTGATGCATGAATGTCTTTGGAAGTGCTCAGAGGGAGTGATACCTGGCCCAGGGACTAGGTTCATTAGGTGACCATCAACCCATGAGTTACGTCTTGTGTTTTACAGATTTTCCCTCTACTGATATTATGagttctttcaataaataggTCAAAAATGGCTCTTTAGATCAATTTTCTTGTGTCTGGCTCCTTATTTCATGGTGGCAGTTCAAaaggatatttttatttttattttatttatagtatttatattccgcccttctcaccacgaagggaattcagggcggatcacattatacacacatagggcaaacattcaatgcccataaacacatcaaacagagacagagacaaacagacgcagagacaatttaaccttctcctgaggggatgttcaattctggccacagcggggagcagctgcttcatcatccactctgacggcacttcctcattccaagtcgtaaattagttaaacttgcctccccacttttataagtggtaccttatttcctacttgatagatgcaactatctttcaggttgctaggtcagcaacgagcaggggctattttttatttttaattgacaggtgctcaccctgccacgggctggcctcgaactcatgacctcatggtcagagtgatttaatgcagcaggctgctcatcagcctgtgccacagcccggtgtAGGAGAATCTTGCTAAGTAGGAGACTCTCTCTAAGTAGGAGAATCTTGCTAAGTACTGTATTACTGAAATGCCATTTTGTGCATTGATTGGTTACTACAGTGGCTTGGACCCTAAGCTTTAAGAGTGTGTTAACACTATGGGAAATGATCATGTTTCATACAGTAGGACTGGGGATTGTGCAGCTCTGTAGATAATGGAGGGctgcatctcccatgattcctaatCATTTATTGTCCTGGCTAGAAGGCTGCATGTTCACTGCTCCTGCCTTACGGGAAAGTATTAGTGTGCTAAATTCTTTGGTACAGGCCATTTAATCTACAAAATACCTTTTTCAAGCATCTCTAAAGGTTTTTGTCCTTTCTTTTCTGctcaaaatctttttttaaaaaatatatttaaactgGAACTGAAAAAAATGCTGACACATATTCCTAAGGCACAAGAGGAGGAGATGTTATTGGACACCAATGCTCATCAGCCCTAGCCAGGATAGCCTGTGCTCTGGAGTCAGGATGACTGAAATTGCtagaaagacttaaaaacgtCTATGGTCTATGAAGGGCCTGAATTTCTGTGCTTGGGAGCTTCTGGGCTGTTTTACATCTGAAATCATAAAAAGTTAGGGCAAGGCAGCTGAAGCCCATTTATTGTGCGGCTGCAGTGTTTCTCCTTGGCGGGTGTCGCAGGTCTTTCAGGCCTGTCTGTTTCAAGGAAAGACATTTGCAGAGAGCCCAAATGGTAAGGTTTGGGCACACAAAGGGTGGGCAATTGGCACAGTGCCTCAGAGCCAGCTGAAGATGGGTAGGACAAGTGTGCAGTGTTTACTCAGCATCTTTTCTAAGCATtcgggtgtatgtgtgtgctggTGTATGTGTCTTGTAGTagagggaagaaggaggaggagggccttGGTGTCGGCAAACAATACTGTACATGGTGCTGTTTTGGGATAAACTGGCGGAGCTTGTTCGAATATAAGAGAGGAAAAGCGAGCAGCACATCTGCCTAcggccataccaccctgaacatGCCCAATCTCGTCTGATCtcggaaactaagcagggttgggcctggttagtacatggatgggaataccagatgctgtaggctttTTGGCTCCATCGCAGCTCTCAattcccttgccatttcttcaaACAAGAGTCCAAGCTGGctttcttttctgctgcctggCCTTAGCGCCAGGTTCTCCTGCCCACCAGAATGAAAACAATGAAGGCTTACGGAATAACGCCCCTTCCCTTGATTGGGATTTCATTCCTCGCTGTCTCCTGCTCATAAAGCATCTTGACGCTGACCCAAGTCCTGCAAATTCCCTCAGATTTCTGAAAATTGCATACAACATTTTCTCCAATCCAAATTCATTGATTTGGGGCCTTTAGACTGCTatgttttgcaagcagacgtgttCTACCAGAAAACAGACTAAGACGTCCTACTATTGTTATTTCAAAAAGGCAATTCAGCTCTCTCGCCCAAAACTTAGTGAGCTCCATGGATTTACCGCCATTGCCCAAGCCGCCTAACCTGCAAATACAATTCAGGTATCTAACCAGTGGAGAAAATGGCAATGATAGGCCCGATCTTTTGTGCTCGGGGCTTTTGGAATTTCAGTGTTTTGGGGATTTAATCTGAGAGCATGAAAACATTGAAGGCAGCTGAAGCCTTTTTGTTCTGGCGCTGCACCGTTTCTCCTTGCTGTGTGTCCCTGGTCTTGCAGGTCTCTCCATCTTCCATGGAGGCATTTGCAGAGAGCCCAAAGTGTAAGGTTTTGGCCAGGCACAGGGTGGTTATGTCTCTTTTAGTAAAGTGCAGTCAGGGTCatggccagaaaaaaattcgggcgggggggggggggggttggtacattttttagctaatcatgaagaatagttccataatgcaaaatcaggctccatcgataaatttcagtggacacccAAGACaggtaaacttcagtggacaatcatggggatttggttaagcagttaaaattcacgagtaaaccaggtttttaaaaaatcctgaaaaatttcagtgttgggggtttgaatccctaacacacatacacacacaccattacAGCCCTGagcacaggaggaggaggaggaggagcagaaagaggaggaggagggccttGGTGTCAGTAACCAATAGATGATGCAGTTTTGGGATGAAGCAGTGGAGCTTGGTCGAATGTAAGAGAGGGAAAGCTAGCAGCATGTCTGCCTACAgccataccaccctgaacacgcccgatctcggaagctaagcagggtcgggcctggttagtaggcttgagcgatccacgaaaaaattgattctaaactcttttcaaaagtaggggggtagcgtttcgtttctgatgtcatttccgaattttgccccccaaaaaattcgtaattaacgaaaattcgttagtttcaaaagtaattcattaatggcggacgtgcatgcgcagtggcccaaaacagcccagggggggggggggcttttatggggctctcctgcactcattttttcagctatactgatcaaatttggtacagtgggagaacacaatccaccctgcttgctcgctaaattgcagagcgtttgccctttcctaagatttattgcgcaatttcatggttcatattaaaaaactttatttaacaattgcaaaaatctgttcctgcttttgaattgttatttcctgttcaataggggttccttcactgtgaaagtccttcttctacttgtgtaacattgagcagctcagagaagaaaggaaagagggaaaaacaaatacaccctcccttttgcccaaaccaagtggtattgcggaggattatgggacttgcaaccttttgccagactttgctagcgttgatagggaaagagagtcactgctgccagccctatgagcagccctgagaagaaaggaaagagggggaacaaaatacaccctccctttttcccaaaccaagtggtattgcggaggataatgggacttgcaaccttttgccagactttgctagcgttgataggagaaagagagtcactgctgccagccctatgagcagctctgagaagaaaggaaagagggggaaacaaatacacgctcccttttgcccaaaccaagtggtattgtggaggataatgggacttgcaaccttttgccagactttgctagcgttgatagggaaagagagtcactgctgccagccctatgagcagccctgagaagaaaggaaagagggggaaacaaatacacgctccctttttcccaaaccaagtggtattgcggaggattatgggacttgcaaccttttgccagactttgctagcgttgataggagaaagagatttgcagcgcactgaaaggaaagagggaaaaacaatacaccctcccttttccccaagttgtttttcggtggattatggggagttttgccagactttacaaaatgaaaattggtaaatttgatttcttctatttgcaactcactttaatgcctatgcaaagaaaagtttcctaatcaaacgcccaaaaagctgctgaactcctctttgtccgaaaggaaaaagcccaccccgcaccaggcaatatggcgcagcagaaaagttgcagggctgcagtgctgggcaaatggcaaacgccaagcttgtgggggaaaaagcccacaggccctttgaaaaaaaaccctaacccaaacacccacccacccatttccctcctcacccacccaccctttctcccagtcttctttagctcagccaaggaaggaagcaatcttgcctgcctgcctggaatctcagtcccaaccaccctctctctgcagatcccgagccaaatgagccacgaggctcccttgcacgctcttttcattcaggacgtacaagcccctcccctgggttaaacgtgctctctgattggccacaaggtggaaacaatatctaggttgccccagtgcacttaaacaagtttgggtgatttgcaaaaccttgttttcctaacgaaaaaaaacgacgacattagaaaaagggcctatcgcggttcgaaaccgcgggatccacacgagtggacaatctagaacgaatattgcttcacaagttacaaaactaatgaattactaacgacaaacggggaaatcgaattatttgagcaagcctactggttAGTACTGGGAGACCACCTGGGaataccgggtgctgtaggcttttTGCTTCTATCACAGCTTTCCATTTGGGGGCTTCTGGAATTTCAGTATTTGGGGGCTGTAATCTGAGAGCATGAAAACATTGGGGCAAGGCAGCTGAAGCCTTTTccaatttctcaaaaaaaaaaaaaaacaggatccTTTGCATTTATATCTAGACAGCTCTTCGTTATTCACATCTACCCAATATCCTCAAATTGTCTGCTAGTGACATTTTCTGTCTTACCACTTAAGGAGAGACAAGTGACATTTTCTGTCTTACCACTTAAGGAGAGACAAGACTGTATTTCATATGTAGTAGCTGCAGAACAGAACTAATCCAGGTTTCGTTCTGTGTCCATGAACTGACATTTTCATATTAATagaatatatatgatatatatatatatatatatatatatatatatatatatatatatatatataatatagatgaAAAGCTCTAggatcctctttttaaaaataatttaagaaaaaaaatgaaattagtcttaaatagttttaattcatttttcaatGTAAAAATCCAACTACAAATCCCTTTTAAACCATCATTGGCTTTATATCAACTCTGATTCATATGAGTTCAAGTTCATCCCATATTTGTCTTCTCTTAAAACATACATGCACATCCATTTCAGAGATTATATAATGCATAAGACTTGTTTGAATGAAGGCTTAATTTTACTGCTGTTTTTCCAGAATCTCTGACAATATGATGTCTATAGTTCCACTGCATCTGAGATTTATTTGTGGTAAACCTTGTCAGATGATAGAAACCAAAGTCTGTTAGATCTAGGTATTCTCTGAAATTAAAGCTGAGTTGTTATAAAGACTCAACTGCATATAGTCCCAGAGGATCTATAGAGAGAGATGAAAAGCTATAGTAGATTGAGTTCTCTTTAGAAATCCTTTACAATGGAACTGAAAGGTCTTGCTCGCCAGTGGAATGGGAATATGTAGAACTTGCACGTTCCAGAGGCTCTGTATACAAAAAACGGCAGTGTTTTGACAAATGAAGAGCAATGTGCTTTCGGAAAAAAGTGCATGTATATTTTCGGAACTTCTCACCAGCAAAAGCGTAGATCACAGGGTTAATGCAACAATGGGCCATTGCTAATGTTTCTGTCACTTGTAACGCAACCCCCAAATTACTATAGCTGTAACAATTGTCAAGATGATATGATGTTTGGAATGTCTGGAGCAGGAGAACAATGTTGTACGGGGCCcagaaaagaaagtaaataatcatgatgataaaaATCAGCCTGACcgctttgttctttttatcattcCTGCGTCTCATCAGGGTTACAATGATCCGAGTGTAGCAGAAGAACATCACCATCATGGGGAAGATCAGGCCAATCAGGTTTATTTTCAGTGTCAGAAACTGATTCCAGTTGACATGTGTTTCAGGTGGAAAATGGAGAGTGCATCTGCAGTGGTTGTTTTCTTGTTGTAATTTGTTAAAGATTAACCAGGGTATTGATGCTAATATTGCCACACACCATGTGACAGCACTTGTAGCAATGCCATAGACCACCGTCCTGGCTTTTAATGCAAAAACTGCGTGGACTATTGCTAAGTACCGGTCAATGGTCAACAGAATGATGAAAAAGCTTCCACTGTAGAAGCCTACAACATAGATCCCAGAAAGGATTTTGCACATTGCATCTTCAAATATCCATTCATGGGCTGCAGAATAAGCCCAAAATGGGAGCGAGACCACGAAAAGCAAGTCAGAGATGGCCAGATTCAACAAGTAGATGTCGGTCATGCTCCTGAGTTTCTTGTATCTGATGAGGATCAACACAACCAGTGCATTGCCCAGCATGCCAAATATGAGCACCAAAGAGTAAAGCGTTGGTAGAACATGGGACGCAAATTTCTGGCCCTTGATATCTTTGCACGGTGCTGCTCCATAGTCAAGTTCTGTGGTGAGAATGTCATCGACTGTTGTGTATATGGCAGTGTCCATCTTGTTTCCTATAGCTGAAAAATTATCAAGATTATTTACATGAAAAGAGGTAATAATTCTGTAATACACATAATGATAGCAGAACATTCTGATGGAGGGAAAATACCAAGATAGATAAAAATTAATCAGAGTTTGCTCATCTAGATGTATGAATTGTTAGGTAAACATTATATTAATAGCTGTATTAAAGATCCATAAACCCGAAACTTTACTAATTGAAGAAAAGTACTGCagctgtttttaatctgttttcagAAAGAAATCGTATTAGTGGAATTTGGGATTTATTTCCTACACTACTAACACATTGGTCTGCCTTGTCTGCAGGCTGGATTCAATTCACTGTGTATTCAAACAGAAGATCTCCCttattaggccccatctacacagaccatttaatgtagttttgAACAGGTACTGAAGAAAATGACTTTGCTGTGCAGATGGTTACAATGCTTCTTCAATGCGAATTTCCTACAAGTCTACTGGTGTTCTTATCTGTTGCTCTGCTATAAAAGTCATGGTGGCAGGGGAAAGGTATGATTTATTCTtttaaatataatccagttcaaagaagatctagattttctttgacagtgtagatgaggatCCAGACAAGCCTGGAGTATCCCTGGACTACCAAAGcaggtttcattttttttttttttgccaaagtatATGCTACCTGAAGGCATCAGCCTGGGTCTGACCATACATGCTTCTTGCATACCTAGTGCATTGACACGTGGTCACTGGAGGTAGCACGTTCTCAAAAATAAGAGATTAATTTTGATTATTTACATTATATTTGAAGCAGCCTTACAGCTTAGAAAAACGGATGTTTGGCTGGTTAAGATAGCTGCAGCAGCGTTTGGCACTTTTGTGGACTATAGATCCTAGATAGCTAGGGCCATGAGAGTTTCTGCAAACTGTAATTCGAAAAGGAGAAATTAAAGTTCTGATACAAACTTTGATAACTTTCACATAAGACCAGACATACAGTGAACAACGCAAATGGTCATGCATAGTTTATTCTTGTAAAAACAAAACACGATGTCAACAAATTGACAGATTCAGAAAGTATGATATATTTCCACACATTGAACATTCATGGCACAGCCATGGTCCTACAAAATCCAGTGTAGAAACATTTACAGGGGTGTTACTTTAGCACTCTTATAAAGTATATTATACCTATGAAAAAAGTGACAGAAATAAGGATAGTTTCAGCTGCCTGGATATATTATAGAGGTGCAGTTGACCACCAGCCCTATGTTGAGGTTCTTCTAAATAAACCATATCTTGTCATTTTAATTGAGGAGCACAGTTGAAATCCGCTGGTTATCCTCATGAAATGGCACAATTGTTATAAACTGAAGTGGATGAGGGAAATCTGataccagtaaaaaaaaaaatgcatgttATTCCTAAATAATAATGCCAAATGTAGCTGTCATTTTGTCAATGTATACAAGATTTTCGGCCTTCTCAGTAGGTCTGAAGACAGAAAATCT
This sequence is a window from Anolis carolinensis isolate JA03-04 chromosome 6, rAnoCar3.1.pri, whole genome shotgun sequence. Protein-coding genes within it:
- the LOC100557385 gene encoding C-C chemokine receptor type 5-like is translated as MDTAIYTTVDDILTTELDYGAAPCKDIKGQKFASHVLPTLYSLVLIFGMLGNALVVLILIRYKKLRSMTDIYLLNLAISDLLFVVSLPFWAYSAAHEWIFEDAMCKILSGIYVVGFYSGSFFIILLTIDRYLAIVHAVFALKARTVVYGIATSAVTWCVAILASIPWLIFNKLQQENNHCRCTLHFPPETHVNWNQFLTLKINLIGLIFPMMVMFFCYTRIIVTLMRRRNDKKNKAVRLIFIIMIIYFLFWAPYNIVLLLQTFQTSYHLDNCYSYSNLGVALQVTETLAMAHCCINPVIYAFAGEKFRKYTCTFFRKHIALHLSKHCRFLYTEPLERASSTYSHSTGEQDLSVPL